In the genome of Aedes aegypti strain LVP_AGWG chromosome 2, AaegL5.0 Primary Assembly, whole genome shotgun sequence, the window ttctgatttgcactatatgaaccatgaggggagttcggttttgcgtcgtccgattgattttgctgacggattcgcgcgtgttttcgtcaccggagatttttttcccctgttttgaagcgtcttgctgggtacgtatttgggaaggcccaagcaagacggtttattttcgggacgccaagaagttttgctgtcagtgtcagttttgtgttcagtcgagaatggattaccaactggtgagttcgtttcatgcttatgataacacatattttcttgaaagcggaacttttatgtaatattaaaacatatGGTTTGccactataggtgtcggcattatgcttttttcttatacaatttgaatatacatatatttttctctttttgacattattaaaaattatcttttgaattgttcgacattgtgaatgttgacgtattttctaaaacttctaccatatcgatacaaaatgcacagtaatactcatatgtaattttcaaacaaactatgtatggttcgtcactacaagtgtcggcattattcctgtttcatataagttaaaatatatacatgtaattttcagttttcgtcattaataaaaacgtattttgaattgttcgacattatagatgttgacgtattttttccaaaaacttctcgagacaaaaatacaaaactagctttaaatacaagtcgtatatttcccccttgtccatggatcgcattaccgaccagaggtgactcccagatcttttcctccctcactaataaacatccttcccgtggtgattgtggagatgcagaggtattctcggtctctagaagcaacaatcattacaccctaacattccttccccatcccaactgactgtaaggacttggccggcgccgttattgatcaataatattagatctgctaaaattgcacttcgagagtaagcggaaactcccatcccttattcatttggatcgtagtgcaattcttaccagttcgatcaatcacggagtagcaaccattgacatgtacagtcagtctatgctatgctctGGCGTCGTCGCATGattcatgagttgtaccaagtatataaagaagtggatattgtcaagctcataaaacacggcatgctgcgttgggctggtctcgtggtacgaatgccggaagaatgacaagcaaaaataatattcagtagagaacccggacgaggccatcggcttcgtggtaggccacGCACATTTTGGCTTTTTGaagttgaagaggacttaagggcactcaAAGTTCAGggtgactggaagcgattggctcaggaccaaGCCCAGTagagaagaattatccattcggggtagaTTCAACatagcggattgtagcccatcaagtatcaagtatctATGCCCTTTAGACGAAACTGGCACATCATCTTGGTGCGTTTAATGACCAAGTGTtgccaagcatttagccgcacaGTGCTAAGAAGTGTGGGTTCTGTTTTCACTGCAGTTCGGAAAACGTTTAATCAGGAAAGTATTTCGATTGTGCTACTGGGCGTAGCATGTCAGACCATTATAATCTCTTGCAATTTTTTTGACACCATCCATGAATGTTAGAATATCAAGTGATGACCCAATTTGCATAAGAATTGCTTTCTTTGGCTACATATCTTGCTAGGTAGGTTTTATATCTAACTGATTTCCCGACATTTAGAATGAACAGCAACGAACATAATAAGGATTTCTCTCAATAACATCAACTCCAAACTAGTTTTAACAGTTTTTAATCCACATCACAGAAATGCTTTCATACCTTTGATCACACACTCAAAATGACTCAAAATCACGTCCTATTGCACCGTAACGTAGCATATCTCGAGCCGGATAACCATTCCCAACCAGTGCCACTAGATTTTCACCCAAATACCCATACCGCCTCTGATAGGCATCCCTCAGGCTGAGAGCTCGGTCCTCGTCGAATTTGTAGCCAGAGTCCGGCATCGGGACTCCAatgaagatattcttgaagtaCTTGAAGATCGCGGCAGCTTTCTCGGTCACCGTTGGATTATGATCGCCATATTTGATTCCGTTCGGTGTCAACACTCCGGGATATTTGAAAAACTTAAACTCATGAATGTCCAAATTGTTGTTCTTCCGAAATGATTCCAGCATGGTATCTCGTCCTAGAGCCGTTGTCAACGACGCAACGATAACGAATATCTGTGGAACGtgatattttgttatttcattTGTTAGATTTGATTGGGTTTACAATGATTCACTCACCTGTAAAAGGATTCTCATTTTCCATCCGCCGTTGAAAAATTCACTTATTTCGCAGTTGTGTAATTCTAACTAGCAACTGTTCTGGATGCCACCATTCGAATGAAACGCTCCTTGATTTTGGAGGGGTGCGATCCCAATTTCGTCATGACTCCAATGGTGACGACTCATCGCGCGTGGTTTTCGGCGGGGAATGTTGCAATTGCGCCAAATTCCGAATGCACAGCCAATGCAAACTAGCCCTACTGGATTACCCTGATTCGAGATGCGATGACAATTTTTTGAGCGCCTATACACTCCCGTGCGAAAGTTTGGGGTCGTCCGCTATAAAACATACGAAAGTGTTTTGTTCATACCTTTGTGATTACATGTcgaattgaaactctctatggccTCATTCCAAAGGTAATGAATTGATCTCGTAGATATTTCGATATCAacattcgcgttgaaaatcgatcaaattttcaatgcgTATCGTTGTTTGGTTCTTAAGTCTTgtgatcttgaaaattcgaaatgtggcttcgttctacaATCATCTTAAGTAGCTAAATTTCtacaagattaaaaaaaatccaaaaatgttcATGTCAAAATATCTACGAAGTAAAATTTACTCATTGCCCTTCGAATGAACCATAGATAGTGTCAATcggagacgagactcgcgaagacggtcttctttttctgtgattgctgagtttttttcttattccactttgtgtttatatcaattatgcgcatgctgttcaaatcctcacatgaacttctcagcaaaaaatgattgagtttgcatcacatcgaatcatagatagccgtttgagtgaaatttcatgccagcaaacgtagcagccattagaaataattaatcttctgcttagatttatcagcaactttggaaaaaactgctccgtcgactgaggtttttaataacagtttactttgaacacaatacttttcactttttcagccataaaaacggtgggctgcatttgacgtttcgtgagaggggaaacttggctgcatatgacgttgatatttttcctcttcgcgagtctctctcaggtgtcAATTAgtcgtgtaatcacagagatatggaccaaacacttttgtatgtttttacgcggtgaccccaaacttttgcacgagagTGTATCTCATTGATATTCTACTGGGATGACATTGCCGGTTGGCCATAGCACAGATTGCGTGCATTGGATTTTATCGAACCGATCGCCAAAGTGCGGTGCACTTGTTTAGCCCCTGCGGGTGGGTCATATCGCGATTTTTGATTGCAGAATATGTGACTGCCGCAAGTGGATGCGTATTGCGTATCGCGCCCTCCGCTTTTGTTTCTGTTACGTAACAAGTTTGATAGTGCACTGTTGTCGTGTCTAGTAGTTATTCATCGTATATAAGACAATAGCACTTCAAAATGGATTTCATTAGGACCCTCGTTGGAATAAGCACACACGCAACTTCAATGCAATTCGTGCACTATTTCTGTGGAATGACTCGCTACAACAGCTAGCCTCTAGGCTCTATACGATGACACTAAGTTTGctttgtgttccaagggaaaaatgaaacatttcacctgaagaaatattaaatttttaccaaaaaatgggctttttcgtaaactgttagctagctggcgtacgaggggtccaccaatttgaggaAACCGAAACgaccaccctttagttttagcaCAGGGTTTCTcgaccggtggtccgcggacccctagggggccgtgaagAGCTCTCAGGGGGTCCGTGAAGCCAATGAGAATAAGTGTCGTTTTTCTATTCGTAATATATTAGGCACCGTCCACAAGTTACGTAACTCTCTAGGGGAAAGAGGGAGTAGGCCCAAGCGTtatggctcatacaaaaaattgaaatttttcatacaaaaagcgttacggaagagggtcataaatttccaattttagcattacgtaataaatgtaCGCTGTCTTTTTTGTTTCCTTCAATTGTGATAATACTGTGAAATTACCTTCAATGTCATTCTGTCGGCTTACATAAAAAGCCAGGGATCATTACTTAACGCTGATCCGTTCCAGTTCAATTCAGTGTGGACTTGAAAATAGTTTAATTCTTGGCGGATTTTGCCAGCTTCCTGGCaagatcctccaaaaatttctcagaacTTTGTTGGTTATTGGAAGTAGTGAATAAAGCAATTTTTTAACAGCTTTTACAAAAACCGCGGAAGTCTTGTGGATTTTTCATTAAgttttcaagtaaaattttcGATCGATTGTGTGATCTTCGGTAGATTTCTGCGAAGATTCCTTACGGATAGATATCCGCTTGCTTTCGAAGATTTCCTGGCGTAACTTTTGACAAATTCTCCCCACTGCAGAATATAGCAGAGCATAGAAGCCCATTAGCGAGTCTCTTAATATATTCAGTGCAGATTATCCAGAGCTGACGATCTCTGATGAAATCTTCAATCGAGTCcttaaatttttgataaaaacttatttttattaaataacacgGTAGAGCGTGTTCTTGTTACTATTTTTGCAAATAGCAGCTATATCATCTTTattctttaatttaaaaaaaaaaaaatgggttcaaatttgaaccttgacacatttgatcatgtttgacgttcacttagtcgacaaaaactcCACAGAGGCTCAtgtttttaacactggggttgtttctatctgacatttcagaaggGACAGGGAGAACAGAACACACCTGAAACTTAAGTATAAATCAAGTGGTGTGGCAAAATCTcataaattaggaaaaaaaaaaggaaaaaaatttTTGACCGTAAACCAACGAAATGCATTAAAATATTGAGTAAATATG includes:
- the LOC5571823 gene encoding uncharacterized protein LOC5571823; the protein is MRILLQIFVIVASLTTALGRDTMLESFRKNNNLDIHEFKFFKYPGVLTPNGIKYGDHNPTVTEKAAAIFKYFKNIFIGVPMPDSGYKFDEDRALSLRDAYQRRYGYLGENLVALVGNGYPARDMLRYGAIGRDFESF